The Maylandia zebra isolate NMK-2024a linkage group LG7, Mzebra_GT3a, whole genome shotgun sequence genome contains a region encoding:
- the LOC101472074 gene encoding E3 ubiquitin/ISG15 ligase TRIM25-like, whose product MARQTSRLDEKKICCAICLDLLKDPVTVPCGHSYCMKCIKSYWDEEDQKNIQSCPQCRQTFIPRPALKKNTVLAELVEELQKTELQASPADHGYAGPKDVACDVCTGRKLKAIKSCLQCLVSYCEQHLQPHYESTAFEKHKLVDTSKRLKKIICSQHSEVMKIFCRTDQQCICYLCSMDEHKGHDTVSATAERNKKRRELGVSRKKIQERIQDKEKDIKVLQEEVEAITQSADKAVRDSEKIFNDVKQQIRSRQKAEVCRARELQDRIENEITVLKRKDAELGQLFHTQDHTHFLQTYTSLSHVHESVGSLNIKTCTLQYFEDVMTAVSEFKRKLQEIRFGTAASQLEGEVDAVMSRPEPKTRAEFLRLSQELTLDFNTANTSLLFEGDKKVKCMSKKFLYSHHSDRFINRHQVLSRESLTGCCYWEVVWSGGALSVAVSYKNISRTGDESLFGNNDSSWALECFKNGYELRHNKIRTVISGPQSPRIGVYVDHRAGMLSFYSVSKTMCLLHRVQTTFTQPLYAGFWLYVGSCVELCELK is encoded by the coding sequence ATGGCACGGCAAACAAGCAGACTGGATGAGAAAAAAATCTGCTGCGCGATCTGTTTGGATCTCCTGAAGGATCCGGTCACTGTTccctgtggacacagctactgTATGAAGTGTATTAAAAGCTACTGGGATGAAGAGGATCAGAAGAACATCCAGAGTTGCCCTCAGTGCAGACAGACCTTCATACCGAGGCCTGCTTTGAAGAAAAACACTGTCTTGGCAGAGTTAGTGGAGGAGCTGCAGAAGACTGAACTCCAAGCTTCACCTGCCGATCATGGCTATGCTGGACCTAaagatgtggcctgtgatgtctgcactgGGAGGAAACTGAAAGCCATCAAGTCCTGTCTGCAGTGTCTGGTCTCTTACTGTGAGCAGCACCTCCAGCCTCACTATGAATCTACTGCCTTtgagaaacacaagctggtggACACATCAAAGAGGCTTAAGAAAATCATCTGTTCTCAACACAGTGAGGTGATGAAGATATTTTGCCGCACTGATCAGCAGTGTATCTGTTATTTGTGCTCCatggatgaacataaaggccaTGACACAGTTTCAGCTACAGCAGAAAGGAATAAAAAGCGGAGAGAACTTGGGGTGAGTCGAAAGAAAATCCAAGAGAGAATCCaggacaaagaaaaagacataAAGGTGCTTCAGGAGGAGGTGGAAGCCATCACTCAGTCTGCTGATAAAGCAGTgagggacagtgagaagatCTTTAATGATGTAAAACAGCAGATCAGATCTCGTCAGAAAGCTGAAGTGTGTCGTGCAAGAGAGCTTCAGGACAGAATAGAGAATGAGATCACTGTGCTGAAGAGGAAAGATGCTGAGCTGGGGCAGCTCTTTCATACACAGGATCACACCCACTTTCTCCAGACGTACACCTCACTGTCACATGTGCATGAATCTGTTGGATCACtcaacattaaaacatgtaCTTTGCAGTACTTTGAGGATGTGATGACAGCTGTGTCAGAGTTCAAACGTAAACTACAGGAAATCCGTTTTGGCACCGCAGCCTCACAGTTAGAGGGGGAAGTGGATGCAGTAATGTCTCGACCTGAACCCAAAACCAGAGCTGAGTTCCTCAGACTATCTCAAGAACTAACGCTGGATTTTAACACAGCAAACACAAGTCTCTTATTTGAAGGGGACAAAAAAGTCAAATGTATGAGTAAAAAATTTTTATATAGTCATCACTCAGACAGATTCATCAACAGACATCAAGTCCTGAGCAGAGAGAGTCTGACTGGAtgttgttactgggaggtggtgTGGAGTGGAGGAGCACTTTCAGTGGCAGTTTCATACAAGAATATCAGCAGAACAGGAGATGAAAGTCTGTTTGGGAACAATGACAGTTCTTGGGCACTGGAGTGTTTCAAAAATGGTTATGAACTGAGACATAACAAAATCAGAACTGTCATTTCAGGCCCTCAGTCACCCAGAATAGGAGTATACGTGGATCACAGAGCGGGTATGCTGTCGTTTTACAGTGTCTCAAAGACCATGTGTCTCCTgcacagagtccagaccacattcactcagccgctctaCGCTGGATTTTGGCTTTATGTTGGATCGTGTGTTGAGCTGTGTGAGCTCAAATAG